A single Corynebacterium stationis DNA region contains:
- a CDS encoding ABC transporter permease: MTPSLSPEVQEQPAPPKQKKFSYSLSGVIGALPFFAFVAAFLIIPILTNVLKAFQDPAGNPSTASMTEAMGTGYRSAFALTFGLSILTAVVGGVLGLVLAWALTTPAGPKWLNGLVNSFSALAAQSGGVQLAYGFVALLGTQGLMTKAVERFYPGFSEAFSLTDFWGVALVYLYFQIPLMTVLMLPAMAGLKKEWFNAASSLGATRTQYLKDIALPVLWPSMLGSVLLLFANAFAAYATAYALAGGSLNLVPIVIGFLISGNVLLNPSLAAAMVTWMMLIIIVSMGLRMILSRRSNKWLSN, from the coding sequence ATGACCCCTTCGCTTTCTCCTGAAGTTCAGGAGCAACCTGCTCCGCCTAAACAGAAGAAATTCTCGTACTCTCTTTCTGGTGTCATTGGTGCGCTCCCCTTCTTCGCATTCGTTGCTGCTTTTCTCATTATTCCCATCCTGACCAATGTCTTAAAAGCTTTTCAGGACCCGGCCGGTAATCCATCGACTGCTTCTATGACAGAGGCAATGGGAACCGGATACCGATCAGCATTTGCACTGACTTTTGGTCTGTCCATTCTCACCGCCGTGGTAGGTGGTGTACTCGGTCTCGTCCTCGCTTGGGCTCTCACCACTCCTGCGGGACCAAAATGGCTCAATGGCCTGGTCAATAGCTTTTCTGCTCTTGCTGCTCAATCTGGTGGCGTGCAGTTGGCCTACGGATTTGTTGCGCTTCTGGGTACCCAAGGTTTGATGACCAAGGCCGTAGAACGCTTCTACCCGGGCTTTTCTGAGGCATTCTCGCTTACCGATTTCTGGGGAGTTGCCCTAGTCTATCTATATTTCCAAATTCCTTTGATGACCGTTCTCATGCTTCCCGCTATGGCCGGATTAAAAAAGGAATGGTTCAACGCGGCCTCTTCTTTAGGGGCAACCCGCACGCAATATCTCAAAGATATTGCTCTTCCGGTGTTGTGGCCTTCGATGCTCGGCTCTGTCCTGCTACTTTTCGCTAATGCCTTTGCCGCATACGCTACTGCTTATGCGCTAGCAGGTGGTTCGCTGAACTTGGTCCCTATTGTTATCGGCTTCCTCATCAGCGGAAATGTTTTGTTAAACCCTAGCCTCGCTGCGGCAATGGTTACCTGGATGATGCTCATCATTATCGTCTCTATGGGTTTGCGCATGATTTTGTCTCGAAGGAGCAATAAATGGCTCAGCAATTAA